A section of the Luteolibacter flavescens genome encodes:
- a CDS encoding bifunctional rhamnulose-1-phosphate aldolase/short-chain dehydrogenase — translation MSADFKNVNFSWDDAYAATLDPVERLVYRSNILGADQRITNTGGGNTSSKIVEKDPLSGAGAEVLWVKGSGGDLRTSKRENFSSLYQDKLIALQDVYAARGEKGLKSQAEDDMVAMYFHTTFNLNPRASSIDTPLHSFLPGKHVDHMHPNAIISIAASKNCEKLTQEIFGGAMSYVPWMRPGFELGLAMQEISKKQPDVKAIMMGQHGFISWDDDDKACYTLTLELIEKAANYIEEKYQAKGGDATAFGGQKYTTLPEAERQATLAAILPWLRGQVSQQKRFIGTVQDDEKILRFVNSADAPRLAELGTSCPDHFLRTKIKPLYVDWNPQSEDVATLKAKLAAGLEQYRKDYASYYESCKHANSPAMRDPNPTVVLIPGLGMVAWGKDKSESRVTAEFYNCAVEVMRGAEAIDEYISLPQQEAFDIEYWLLEEAKLQRMPAEKELARQIVIVIGAGSGIGKETAHRLVKEGAHIVCVDLNKEAAEATAKEITDKHGLGIGVAGTGVSGCGPAIGLAANITDRASIRAMLDQVALAYGGFDHICVTAGIFVPSDTSGHIPDDKWALTFAINVSGSYYVADEASKTWKEQGLRGNLVLTTSANAAVAKKGSLAYDTSKAAANHLVRELAIELSPLVRVNGVAPATVVQGSAMFPRDRVIGSLAKYDIPYTDDEATDSLVTKLAQFYADRTLTKSPITPADQAEAYFLLVTNRLSKTTGQVITVDGGLHEAFLR, via the coding sequence ATGTCAGCGGACTTTAAAAATGTGAACTTCTCCTGGGACGACGCTTATGCGGCAACCCTCGATCCCGTCGAGCGTCTCGTCTATCGTTCCAATATCCTCGGCGCGGACCAGCGCATCACGAACACCGGCGGCGGCAACACGTCCTCGAAGATCGTGGAAAAGGACCCTCTCTCCGGAGCCGGTGCAGAGGTGCTGTGGGTGAAGGGCTCGGGTGGCGACCTCCGCACGTCGAAGCGCGAGAACTTCTCATCGCTCTATCAGGACAAGCTCATCGCCCTGCAGGATGTCTATGCGGCACGCGGCGAGAAGGGCCTCAAGTCGCAGGCCGAGGACGACATGGTGGCGATGTATTTCCACACCACCTTCAATCTCAACCCGCGTGCATCCTCCATCGACACGCCGCTGCACAGCTTCCTGCCGGGCAAGCACGTCGATCACATGCACCCGAACGCGATCATCTCGATCGCCGCGTCGAAGAATTGTGAGAAGCTCACGCAGGAGATCTTCGGCGGGGCCATGTCCTATGTGCCGTGGATGCGCCCGGGCTTCGAGCTCGGCCTCGCCATGCAGGAGATCTCGAAGAAGCAGCCCGACGTGAAGGCCATCATGATGGGCCAGCACGGCTTCATCTCGTGGGATGACGACGACAAGGCGTGCTACACGCTGACGCTGGAACTCATCGAGAAGGCGGCCAATTACATCGAGGAAAAGTATCAGGCCAAGGGCGGCGACGCCACGGCCTTCGGCGGCCAGAAATACACCACGCTGCCGGAAGCGGAGCGCCAGGCGACGCTCGCCGCGATCCTGCCATGGCTGCGCGGTCAGGTGTCCCAGCAGAAGCGCTTCATCGGCACGGTGCAGGACGACGAGAAGATCCTGCGCTTCGTGAACTCGGCGGATGCGCCGCGGCTCGCCGAGCTGGGCACCTCTTGCCCGGACCACTTCCTGCGCACGAAGATCAAGCCGCTCTACGTCGACTGGAATCCGCAGTCGGAAGACGTCGCGACTCTCAAGGCCAAGCTCGCCGCCGGTCTCGAGCAGTATCGCAAGGACTACGCCTCCTACTACGAGTCCTGCAAGCACGCCAACAGCCCGGCGATGCGCGACCCGAATCCGACCGTGGTGCTCATCCCCGGCCTCGGCATGGTCGCCTGGGGCAAGGACAAGTCCGAGAGCCGCGTGACCGCGGAATTCTACAACTGCGCGGTGGAAGTGATGCGCGGTGCCGAGGCGATCGACGAGTACATCTCGCTGCCACAGCAGGAGGCATTCGACATCGAGTACTGGCTGCTCGAGGAAGCGAAGCTCCAGCGTATGCCCGCCGAGAAGGAACTGGCCCGCCAGATCGTCATCGTGATCGGCGCAGGCTCCGGCATTGGCAAGGAGACCGCGCATCGCCTCGTGAAGGAAGGCGCGCACATCGTGTGCGTGGACCTGAACAAGGAAGCCGCGGAAGCGACCGCCAAGGAGATCACCGACAAGCACGGCCTCGGCATCGGCGTGGCAGGCACCGGCGTTTCCGGTTGCGGCCCGGCCATCGGCCTCGCGGCGAACATCACCGACCGCGCCAGCATCCGCGCGATGCTCGACCAGGTGGCGCTCGCCTACGGTGGCTTCGACCACATCTGCGTGACTGCCGGTATCTTCGTGCCGAGCGATACGTCCGGTCACATCCCGGATGACAAGTGGGCGCTCACCTTCGCCATCAATGTCAGCGGCTCCTACTACGTCGCCGACGAAGCGTCGAAGACGTGGAAGGAGCAGGGTCTGCGTGGCAACCTCGTCCTCACCACGAGCGCGAATGCCGCCGTGGCGAAGAAGGGTAGCCTCGCCTACGACACTTCGAAGGCCGCGGCGAATCACCTCGTCCGCGAACTCGCCATCGAGCTGAGCCCGCTGGTTCGCGTGAACGGTGTCGCTCCCGCGACCGTGGTGCAGGGATCGGCGATGTTCCCGCGCGACCGCGTCATCGGTTCGCTGGCGAAGTACGACATCCCCTACACGGATGATGAGGCGACCGATTCCCTGGTGACGAAGCTCGCGCAATTCTACGCGGACCGCACGCTGACCAAGTCCCCGATCACCCCGGCGGACCAGGCTGAAGCCTACTTCCTCCTCGTGACGAACCGCCTCAGCAAGACGACCGGCCAGGTGATCACCGTGGACGGCGGCCTGCACGAGGCCTTCCTCCGCTGA
- a CDS encoding LacI family DNA-binding transcriptional regulator — translation MSKRIRLKDVAERAGVAVNTASTILNRRPNSWASKETEERVFQAARELGYRPSKTARALRSGRYHTIGLLIQDLTNPFFSTLADELEAAAEERGYDLLVENCRSSLTREKHLLADLEDLEVDGSVLWLSDNEVFRPELTEMAHAKRPVVVLGNGIPETPIPVDAVLSDFSQGLADAVDALCQLGHKRFAFVSALAEGQADGQRPQLFQELLAARGIPAGNIDILRTGHTVESACETFAGFLKTRPDKRPTALLAMNDLAAIGAMRAAIEAGLKIPADLSVVGVDDVPLCSYLPISLTSIRQRYRMITRTAADLLISRIEAAEEEPLPPRQEVFPTIYTPRESVSPAKP, via the coding sequence ATGAGCAAGCGGATCCGACTCAAAGACGTCGCCGAGCGCGCGGGGGTGGCGGTCAATACGGCCTCCACGATCCTCAATCGACGGCCGAACTCCTGGGCATCGAAGGAGACCGAGGAGCGCGTCTTCCAGGCGGCACGCGAGCTGGGCTATCGCCCCTCGAAGACCGCCCGCGCCCTGCGCTCCGGCCGCTACCACACCATCGGCCTGCTTATCCAGGACCTGACGAATCCCTTCTTCTCCACCCTCGCCGACGAGTTGGAGGCCGCGGCCGAGGAACGCGGCTACGACTTGCTCGTGGAGAATTGCCGCTCGTCCCTCACCCGGGAAAAGCATCTGCTCGCGGATCTGGAGGACCTCGAGGTGGATGGCAGTGTCCTGTGGCTCTCGGACAATGAAGTCTTCCGCCCCGAACTCACCGAGATGGCACATGCCAAGCGTCCGGTGGTGGTGCTGGGCAATGGCATTCCTGAGACGCCCATCCCGGTTGATGCCGTGCTGTCCGACTTTTCCCAAGGCCTCGCCGATGCGGTGGATGCGCTGTGCCAGCTCGGCCACAAGCGCTTCGCCTTCGTCAGCGCGCTCGCGGAGGGACAGGCCGATGGACAGCGCCCGCAGCTCTTCCAGGAATTGCTCGCCGCGCGTGGCATCCCTGCGGGCAATATCGACATCCTCCGCACCGGCCACACGGTCGAGAGCGCCTGCGAGACCTTCGCCGGTTTTCTGAAGACGCGGCCCGACAAGCGTCCCACCGCACTTCTCGCAATGAACGACCTCGCCGCCATCGGCGCAATGCGGGCCGCCATCGAGGCGGGACTGAAAATCCCGGCGGATCTTTCGGTCGTCGGCGTTGATGATGTGCCCCTCTGCTCCTACCTGCCCATCAGCCTCACCTCCATCCGCCAGCGCTACCGGATGATCACTCGCACGGCGGCGGACCTGCTGATCTCTCGGATCGAGGCCGCGGAGGAGGAGCCGCTGCCACCACGGCAGGAAGTTTTCCCGACGATCTACACCCCGCGTGAAAGCGTCAGCCCGGCAAAGCCGTGA
- a CDS encoding MBOAT family O-acyltransferase: MIFNSYTFLLVFLPLTLLVFSLLRRFFPRVSFAWLVVASLAFYGVWNPDPEHGWSPKYILLILGSCGGNYLIGRYITAHRGTPQGKFALAGGITTNLLLLGYYKYAGFFAAIATKLTTWPGAIPPIILPLAISFFTFLQIAYLVDAWRGQTKEYKFTDYLLFVTFFPHLIAGPLVHHKEMMPQFKRRPGHTRHWVNFSVGLALLILGLFKKVVIADNLSPIASNIFDLAANGERPLTIGEAWVGAVAYSLQLYFDFSGYSDMALGAARFFGIRFPLNFHSPYKAVSVVDFWRRWHMTLSRFLRDYLYIPLGGNRKGPKRRYVNLFLTMLLGGLWHGAGLTFVIWGALHGAYLCLNHMWFGFRKKMGWKPMPKPLAILLTFLAVLISWVPFRAGTYEIMGGPEGGQKAIAATREILGAMFGMNGFQGWPDRSAYVVKDSHAFRACLILLVVWFLPNTQQFLRRYQPALDPSRVMEGRPGVRRWWEFRPNAVWAVGLVLLFAGVLYQFDKLSEFIYFQF; the protein is encoded by the coding sequence GTGATCTTCAATTCCTACACCTTCCTTCTGGTATTCCTGCCGCTGACCTTGCTGGTCTTCTCGCTGCTGCGGCGCTTTTTCCCCCGGGTGTCGTTCGCCTGGCTGGTGGTCGCCTCGCTCGCCTTCTACGGGGTATGGAATCCGGATCCGGAGCACGGCTGGTCGCCAAAGTACATCCTGCTCATCCTGGGCTCCTGCGGGGGCAACTATCTCATCGGCCGCTACATCACCGCCCACCGCGGCACGCCGCAGGGGAAATTCGCGCTGGCCGGGGGCATCACGACGAATCTCCTCCTCCTCGGCTACTACAAGTATGCGGGCTTCTTCGCCGCCATCGCCACGAAGCTGACCACCTGGCCGGGTGCCATCCCTCCGATCATCCTGCCGCTGGCCATCTCGTTCTTCACCTTCCTCCAGATCGCCTACCTGGTCGATGCGTGGCGCGGGCAGACGAAGGAGTACAAGTTCACGGACTACCTGCTCTTCGTCACCTTCTTCCCCCACCTCATCGCGGGGCCGCTGGTGCACCACAAGGAGATGATGCCGCAGTTCAAGCGGCGCCCCGGCCATACGCGCCATTGGGTGAATTTCTCGGTGGGCCTCGCCCTGCTCATCCTCGGTCTCTTCAAGAAGGTCGTCATCGCGGACAACCTCTCGCCCATCGCGTCGAACATCTTCGACCTCGCGGCCAACGGCGAACGCCCGCTGACGATCGGCGAGGCATGGGTCGGCGCAGTCGCCTACTCGCTGCAGCTTTACTTCGACTTCTCCGGCTACTCGGACATGGCACTTGGTGCGGCCCGCTTCTTCGGCATCCGCTTCCCGCTGAATTTCCACTCGCCCTACAAGGCGGTCTCGGTGGTCGATTTCTGGCGGCGCTGGCACATGACGCTGTCCCGCTTCCTGCGCGACTACCTCTACATCCCGCTGGGCGGCAACCGGAAGGGGCCGAAGCGCCGGTATGTGAATCTCTTCCTCACCATGCTGCTCGGCGGCCTGTGGCACGGGGCGGGGCTCACCTTCGTCATCTGGGGTGCGCTGCACGGCGCCTACCTGTGCCTGAACCACATGTGGTTCGGCTTCCGCAAGAAGATGGGCTGGAAGCCGATGCCGAAGCCGCTGGCTATCCTGCTCACCTTCCTCGCCGTGCTCATTTCCTGGGTGCCATTCCGCGCGGGCACCTATGAGATCATGGGTGGCCCCGAGGGCGGCCAGAAGGCGATCGCCGCCACCCGCGAGATCCTCGGTGCGATGTTTGGCATGAATGGCTTCCAAGGCTGGCCGGACCGCAGCGCGTATGTGGTGAAAGACAGCCACGCTTTCCGCGCCTGCCTCATCCTGCTGGTCGTCTGGTTCCTGCCGAATACCCAGCAATTCCTCCGCCGCTACCAGCCCGCGCTCGATCCGTCCCGCGTGATGGAGGGCCGCCCGGGAGTCCGCCGCTGGTGGGAATTCCGGCCAAATGCCGTGTGGGCCGTCGGGCTCGTGCTGCTCTTTGCCGGCGTCCTCTACCAGTTCGACAAGCTCAGCGAGTTCATCTACTTCCAATTCTAA
- a CDS encoding GNAT family N-acetyltransferase translates to MTIVEYPHGSSGYQELVRLRDLHLRRPIGLQMSESDLVGEESQRHFALVEDGVILGGLVANPTGGGITKLRQMWIDPGLRGQGHGRLLLDEVERRLAADGTTHLVLHARAEATGFYESSGYHVTGDPFTEVGIPHSRMEKKTGVA, encoded by the coding sequence ATGACCATCGTTGAATACCCCCACGGAAGCTCCGGCTACCAAGAACTCGTCCGCCTGCGCGACCTGCACCTGCGCCGACCCATCGGCCTGCAGATGAGCGAGAGCGATCTCGTGGGCGAGGAAAGCCAGCGCCACTTCGCGCTGGTGGAAGATGGCGTCATCCTCGGCGGCTTGGTCGCCAATCCCACCGGCGGCGGCATCACGAAGCTGCGGCAGATGTGGATCGACCCCGGACTCCGCGGCCAGGGACACGGCCGACTTCTGTTAGATGAAGTCGAGCGCAGGCTCGCTGCGGACGGGACGACCCACCTTGTCCTCCACGCGCGGGCGGAAGCGACCGGCTTTTACGAGAGCAGCGGATACCACGTGACTGGCGATCCCTTCACCGAGGTCGGCATCCCCCACTCTCGCATGGAGAAAAAAACAGGGGTGGCGTGA
- a CDS encoding S1C family serine protease translates to MRPHLLLPLLLLAACDRSGTAIGTASAAPEVPATATPPAPTPGPVPVVNPESILPSVVRINTTQQSWSQAEPWQKNSPGKRRSLGALVGEGLVLTTAEMAADATLIEFESPDGKRIATAKVVAVDYEANLALLGLASQDDAKFFNGTKALEIAATPKPGDTLDILQVEENGTPLITSGGIQSIDVVSNFLPGQFFLTYEVKASMQSAASSFSLPVLREGKLAGILTSYDSKDQLSDVTATDIVARFVKEGADGDYAGFPSLGISISRTEDPNFRLYLKLAEDGGGLYVSTVRPGGAADKAGLKKGDVILSIDGNEIDRLGYFDDAHYGRLYWSHLVRGAKASGDKVDLSIIRDGQPMQLSAVLDRRDEVSQLVPAYAFGTAPSFLVKGGLVFQELTRPLLESFGSEWQTRAPLNLLDVVENPEKYESRGRRIVFLSNVIPTPATVGYEPLQSMIVTKVNGQDIKDMKTLIEAFKAPAADGLHAIEFDEEKIRVYLDESASDAVDQQLLQRGLPRLSRAED, encoded by the coding sequence ATGCGCCCTCACCTCCTGCTCCCGCTCCTGCTGCTCGCCGCGTGTGATCGCTCCGGCACAGCCATCGGCACTGCATCCGCCGCACCGGAAGTGCCAGCCACCGCAACACCGCCCGCCCCTACGCCGGGCCCGGTGCCCGTGGTGAATCCCGAGTCTATCCTGCCCTCCGTCGTCCGCATCAATACGACCCAGCAATCCTGGAGTCAGGCCGAGCCATGGCAAAAGAACTCCCCCGGCAAGCGCCGCTCGCTCGGTGCCCTCGTCGGTGAAGGCCTCGTGCTGACCACCGCCGAGATGGCCGCGGATGCCACCCTCATCGAATTTGAGTCGCCGGACGGCAAGCGTATCGCCACCGCCAAGGTCGTCGCCGTGGACTATGAGGCAAACCTCGCGCTCCTCGGCCTGGCATCTCAGGACGACGCCAAGTTCTTCAACGGCACGAAGGCCCTAGAGATCGCCGCCACGCCGAAGCCCGGCGACACACTGGACATCCTCCAGGTCGAGGAGAACGGCACCCCGCTCATCACCAGCGGCGGCATCCAGAGCATCGACGTGGTGTCGAATTTCCTGCCCGGCCAATTCTTCCTCACCTACGAGGTGAAGGCCTCCATGCAGAGCGCCGCCAGCAGCTTCTCCCTGCCGGTGCTCCGCGAGGGCAAGCTCGCGGGCATCCTCACCAGCTACGACTCGAAGGACCAGCTCAGCGACGTCACCGCCACGGACATCGTCGCCCGCTTCGTGAAGGAAGGGGCCGATGGCGATTACGCCGGCTTCCCCTCGCTCGGCATTTCCATCAGCCGCACCGAGGACCCGAACTTCCGCCTCTATCTGAAGCTCGCCGAGGACGGCGGCGGACTCTACGTCTCCACCGTTCGCCCCGGCGGTGCCGCCGACAAGGCGGGCCTGAAGAAAGGCGACGTGATCCTCAGCATCGACGGCAACGAGATCGACCGCCTCGGCTATTTCGACGACGCCCACTACGGCCGCCTCTACTGGAGCCATCTCGTCCGCGGCGCAAAGGCCAGTGGTGACAAGGTGGACCTCTCCATCATCCGCGATGGCCAGCCCATGCAACTCAGTGCCGTGCTGGACCGCCGCGACGAGGTCAGCCAGCTCGTGCCCGCCTATGCCTTTGGCACCGCGCCTTCCTTCCTCGTGAAGGGCGGCCTCGTCTTCCAAGAGCTTACCCGTCCGCTGCTCGAGTCCTTCGGCAGCGAGTGGCAGACCCGCGCCCCGCTCAACCTGCTGGACGTGGTGGAAAACCCCGAGAAATACGAATCCCGCGGCCGCCGCATCGTCTTCCTCTCCAATGTCATCCCCACCCCTGCCACCGTCGGCTACGAGCCGCTGCAAAGCATGATCGTCACCAAGGTGAACGGGCAGGACATCAAGGACATGAAAACCCTCATCGAAGCCTTCAAGGCCCCGGCCGCCGATGGCCTCCATGCCATCGAATTCGACGAGGAGAAGATCCGCGTCTACCTCGACGAGTCGGCCTCGGACGCTGTGGATCAGCAACTTCTCCAGCGTGGATTGCCCCGCCTTTCGCGAGCCGAGGACTGA
- a CDS encoding HEAT repeat domain-containing protein, translating into MTWRWLCFVLSCGQPVAAEPELDVSAASGSEVKLLEKKSAAETLRDAVAVAREDRDIDRFTKLVALGKEAGTVSEELVGLLDDPDPNVRLGACLTLGYMDRVDLWPQLTRCLKDQDWRVSFSACLGLSRWKAEGALDSLKELEKSHWYPRVRSAAEYAMMSIRNEKPNDGLVARVGPLIDDNLSSPRNFLFIYFVLGEDDSMADEAVEKLGFQQKKRPFWNAGSGGNGSVELLFPLEYQVLSKGAVAAGKAGWDDSCELSGHRKVGGDTLLGLCTGDWGGGLFVFSGEDKVERLLQENILGFFEWNGRWVALSGLNHLGIDVGMVYEVVGEPGAWQVRLMHALPGCPKQFGVMEDGRLFVNTYGGAVIIGKDGKFEFLGSGKAEPGK; encoded by the coding sequence ATGACGTGGCGTTGGTTATGTTTTGTCCTTTCTTGTGGGCAACCTGTTGCCGCCGAGCCCGAACTTGATGTCTCTGCGGCTTCAGGTTCAGAAGTGAAATTACTCGAGAAGAAGTCCGCTGCCGAGACATTGCGCGACGCCGTGGCGGTGGCCCGGGAGGACCGCGACATCGATCGCTTCACGAAGCTTGTCGCGCTGGGAAAGGAGGCCGGTACGGTGAGTGAGGAACTGGTGGGCTTGCTGGATGATCCCGACCCGAATGTCAGGCTGGGTGCATGTCTGACTCTCGGGTACATGGACCGCGTTGATCTGTGGCCGCAATTGACCCGCTGTCTGAAAGATCAGGATTGGCGTGTGTCATTTTCCGCATGTCTCGGGCTATCGAGGTGGAAGGCCGAGGGGGCCCTTGACTCTTTGAAAGAACTCGAGAAATCCCACTGGTATCCCCGCGTCCGTAGCGCGGCTGAGTACGCCATGATGTCGATCCGGAATGAAAAGCCGAACGACGGTCTGGTGGCTCGAGTGGGTCCTCTGATCGATGACAATCTGTCTTCGCCCCGGAATTTCTTATTTATATATTTTGTTCTCGGCGAGGATGATTCAATGGCGGACGAGGCCGTCGAGAAGCTCGGGTTTCAGCAGAAGAAAAGGCCATTTTGGAACGCTGGGTCGGGTGGGAACGGGTCGGTCGAGCTTCTTTTCCCGCTGGAATATCAGGTCCTCTCCAAGGGCGCGGTCGCAGCAGGGAAAGCGGGATGGGATGATTCTTGCGAACTCTCGGGACATAGAAAGGTTGGTGGAGACACCCTGCTGGGATTGTGTACCGGGGATTGGGGTGGGGGGCTTTTCGTGTTTTCTGGGGAGGACAAGGTGGAGCGCCTGCTGCAAGAGAATATCCTGGGTTTCTTTGAATGGAATGGCCGTTGGGTTGCCCTGTCCGGATTGAATCACCTGGGGATTGACGTGGGCATGGTTTACGAAGTGGTAGGAGAGCCTGGCGCTTGGCAGGTGCGTCTTATGCACGCGCTTCCGGGGTGCCCGAAGCAGTTCGGTGTCATGGAGGACGGTCGCCTTTTTGTGAACACCTACGGCGGGGCGGTGATCATCGGGAAGGATGGCAAGTTCGAGTTTCTGGGCTCGGGGAAGGCCGAGCCGGGGAAATGA
- a CDS encoding S1C family serine protease — protein sequence MLARFVVPLALLVAGPALAQTTATPIPRTPAGAPSDIYRSVVRIENAAQVPDYRTPWNSGRFGGGIGTGFVIGKNQFLTNAHVVSNARRLLITIHGSPRKYPARVKHIAHDCDLALLEVEDFTDFEKFPVFSVGDVPQLESQVRVIGYPIGGERLSVTRGVVSRIDFSSYSHSRADQHLIVQIDAAINPGNSGGPVVQDGKVVGVAFQGLRQADNTGYIIPPPVIRRFLKDIEDGHYDHYVDLGASTFPLYNPAMRQALKLQDDGNGVLVTDVTPTGSCEGVLKSGDVLVSIDGHIIDSAGQILLDGEKVDLNEVVERKFAGDKVALRWLSNGTWNDKDVELKALPPARMYAIQYEKKPRYTVFAGLVFQPLDTNLLATTKLDDVNVRRLYSDYVPKGIFTEREDIVILTRVESDPVNSQLGGFTGKAVDKINGTVVKSLKHAHELLNPATPPEFFVIELFGSPRPVVLPGAAIAAANERVSKTYAIEHLSNLEE from the coding sequence ATGCTAGCGCGTTTCGTAGTTCCGCTCGCCTTGCTTGTGGCAGGTCCAGCCCTTGCCCAAACGACCGCCACCCCCATCCCGAGAACGCCCGCAGGCGCTCCATCGGACATCTATCGCTCGGTCGTCCGCATCGAGAATGCCGCCCAGGTCCCGGACTACCGCACGCCGTGGAATAGCGGTCGCTTCGGCGGCGGCATCGGCACCGGCTTCGTCATCGGGAAAAACCAGTTCCTCACGAATGCGCACGTCGTATCAAACGCCCGCCGCCTTCTCATCACCATTCACGGCAGCCCGCGGAAGTATCCCGCACGCGTGAAGCACATCGCCCATGATTGCGATCTGGCGCTGCTCGAGGTCGAGGATTTCACCGACTTCGAGAAGTTCCCGGTCTTCTCCGTCGGCGATGTGCCCCAGCTTGAGAGCCAGGTCCGCGTCATCGGCTACCCCATCGGCGGCGAGCGCCTGTCCGTCACGCGCGGCGTCGTCTCCCGCATCGACTTCTCGTCCTACTCCCACTCGCGCGCCGACCAGCACCTCATCGTGCAGATCGATGCCGCGATCAACCCGGGCAACTCCGGTGGCCCCGTCGTGCAGGATGGCAAGGTCGTCGGCGTCGCCTTCCAAGGCCTGCGTCAGGCTGACAATACCGGCTACATCATTCCCCCGCCCGTCATCCGCCGTTTCCTGAAGGACATCGAGGACGGCCACTACGATCACTATGTGGATCTCGGGGCCTCCACCTTCCCGCTCTACAATCCCGCCATGCGGCAGGCCCTGAAGCTGCAGGACGATGGCAATGGCGTGCTCGTCACCGACGTCACCCCCACCGGCTCCTGCGAGGGCGTCCTGAAGTCCGGCGATGTGCTCGTCTCCATCGACGGCCACATCATCGACAGCGCCGGCCAGATCCTCCTCGACGGGGAAAAGGTGGACCTCAATGAAGTCGTCGAGCGGAAGTTCGCCGGGGACAAGGTCGCGCTACGCTGGCTCAGCAACGGCACCTGGAATGACAAGGACGTGGAGTTGAAGGCCCTGCCGCCTGCCCGCATGTATGCCATCCAGTATGAGAAGAAGCCGCGCTACACCGTCTTCGCCGGCCTCGTCTTCCAGCCGTTGGACACCAATCTCCTCGCCACCACGAAGCTCGATGACGTCAATGTCCGCCGCCTCTACAGCGACTACGTGCCGAAGGGCATCTTCACTGAGCGCGAGGACATCGTCATTCTCACCCGCGTCGAGAGCGATCCGGTGAATAGCCAGCTCGGCGGCTTCACCGGCAAGGCCGTGGACAAGATCAACGGCACCGTCGTGAAAAGCCTGAAGCACGCCCACGAGTTGCTCAATCCCGCCACCCCGCCCGAGTTCTTCGTCATCGAGCTCTTCGGCTCGCCTCGTCCCGTCGTGCTCCCCGGAGCCGCCATCGCCGCCGCCAACGAGCGCGTGAGCAAGACCTACGCCATCGAACATCTTTCCAATCTCGAAGAGTGA
- a CDS encoding glycosyltransferase, producing the protein MIRVCHVLASVGEKGGLEKNVIELANRQAALGHAVSAVADETMRQHFDPAVNFLAHPMGGGRLNPFNLIALRAKILSARPQVVHAHANKAGGMVRSLRRWLPGIRRVATVQNIKRSARAFRDYDAVITASAQVRDSLGGIPATVIWNSIAPPPPGTREAALATNPPFLGGPEPVFSTVGRLVPAKGMDLLLEAMAQVPGFKLWLVGDGLQRPLLEEIIARLDLRDRVWMAGHRDDAVGLMGCSDLFVVASRNEGGPYTLAEALHMKVPSISTRVGFAPEFLPAEALMETHSVPELVRGLRQALADLPGLNARLAPSFDLVANEVTLDAMTAKVIGVYERVLGA; encoded by the coding sequence GTGATCCGTGTCTGTCACGTCCTCGCCAGCGTTGGCGAAAAGGGCGGCCTTGAAAAAAACGTCATCGAACTCGCCAACCGGCAGGCCGCCCTCGGCCATGCCGTGAGCGCCGTGGCGGATGAAACGATGCGCCAGCACTTCGATCCGGCGGTGAATTTCCTCGCGCATCCGATGGGTGGCGGGCGGCTCAATCCTTTCAACCTGATCGCCTTGCGAGCGAAAATCCTCTCCGCTCGCCCGCAGGTGGTCCATGCGCATGCGAACAAGGCCGGGGGCATGGTCCGCTCGCTGCGCCGCTGGCTGCCGGGGATTCGCCGCGTGGCCACCGTGCAGAATATCAAGCGGAGCGCGCGAGCCTTCCGCGACTACGATGCGGTCATCACGGCATCCGCACAGGTGCGAGACTCGCTTGGCGGCATCCCGGCCACGGTCATCTGGAATTCCATCGCCCCGCCGCCGCCCGGCACCCGCGAGGCTGCGCTGGCGACGAATCCGCCCTTCCTCGGTGGGCCGGAACCGGTTTTCTCCACCGTGGGCCGCCTCGTCCCCGCGAAGGGGATGGACCTGCTGCTGGAAGCGATGGCGCAGGTGCCCGGCTTCAAGCTCTGGCTCGTCGGCGACGGCCTCCAGCGCCCCCTGCTCGAGGAGATCATTGCCCGCCTCGATCTCCGGGACCGCGTCTGGATGGCTGGCCATCGTGACGATGCCGTGGGGCTGATGGGATGCTCGGATCTCTTCGTCGTCGCTTCGCGGAATGAAGGCGGTCCCTACACCCTCGCCGAGGCGCTGCACATGAAGGTGCCCAGCATTTCCACGCGGGTCGGCTTCGCCCCGGAATTCCTCCCGGCCGAGGCCCTCATGGAAACCCACTCCGTCCCGGAGCTGGTCCGCGGCCTCCGCCAGGCCCTCGCCGATCTCCCCGGCCTGAATGCCCGCCTCGCCCCGTCCTTCGACCTCGTCGCAAACGAGGTCACGCTCGACGCCATGACCGCGAAGGTGATCGGGGTTTACGAGCGGGTTTTGGGAGCCTGA